The Ziziphus jujuba cultivar Dongzao chromosome 7, ASM3175591v1 genome includes a region encoding these proteins:
- the LOC107424849 gene encoding protein DA1-related 1-like: MGWLTKIFKGSSHKFSEGRYHGRYEDGVRNEPHNSGDELSAFGDEDIDYAIALSLSEVDQKGKKPIDHESESESEDDEQLAKVDQEDSEQLAKVQPEEDDEQLSKLQLEEEDEQLAKALQESLNVDSPPRYDHGNIFQPPPFFQPSGYRVCAGCNDPIGHGRYLSCMGAVWHPDCFRCHACNKPITDYEFSMSGNHPYHKSCYKEQHHPRCDVCSSFIPTNSAGLIEYRAHPFWMQKYCPSHERDGTPRCCSCERMEPRDTRYLLLDDGRKLCLECLDSAIMDTHECQPLYLEIQEFYEGLNMKVEQQIPMLLVERQALNEAMEGEKNGHHHMPETRGLCLSEEQTVTTILRRPRIGAGYRIIDMITEPYRLIRKCEVTAILVLYGLPRLLTGSILAHEMMHAWLRLKGYTNLSPEVEEGICQVLAHMWLDSEIYSGSGNDIASSSSSSSSSSPSSSTSTSSKKGKRSDFEKKLGEFFKHQIESDTSSAYGEGFRLGNQAMLKYGLKRTLEHIRLTGSFP; the protein is encoded by the exons ATGGGTTGGCTGACCAAGATTTTTAAAGGTTCTAGCCATAAATTCTCTGAAGGGCGATATCATGGAAGATATGAAGATGGAGTACGGAATGAGCCTCATAATTCAGGG GATGAATTGTCAGCTTTTGGCGACGAAGATATTGATTATGCTATTGCACTTTCCCTTTCAGAGGTAgatcaaaaagggaaaaaaccaATTG aTCACGAATCTGAGTCTGAATCAGAAGATGATGAACAACTTGCTAAAGTTGATCAAGAGGATAGTGAACAACTTGCCAAAGTTCAACCagaggaagatgatgaacaACTTTCCAAACTTCAATTGGAGGAAGAGGATGAACAGCTTGCCAAGGCTCTTCAAGAAAGTTTGAACGTGGATTCTCCTCCTCGATATGATCATGGCAATATATTTCAACCGCCTCCTTTCTTCCAACCATCTGGGTACAG GGTCTGTGCTGGCTGCAATGATCCGATTGGCCATGGACGATATTTGAGTTGCATGGGTGCCGTCTGGCATCCAGACTGTTTTCGCTGTCATGCCTGCAACAAACCAATTACTGATTACGAG TTTTCTATGTCTGGCAATCATCCTTACCACAAATCCTGCTATAAGGAGCAACATCACCCAAGATGTGATGTTTGCAGCAGTTTT ATTCCAACGAATTCAGCAGGGCTGATTGAGTACAGAGCACATCCTTTTTGGATGCAAAAGTATTGTCCCTCCCATGAGCGTGATGGAACTCCTAGGTGTTGTAGCTGTGAAAGAATGGAG CCAAGGGACACAAGGTATTTATTACTTGATGATGGGCGGAAGCTATGTCTTGAGTGTTTGGACTCTGCGATCATGGACACTCATGAATGCCAACCACTTTACCTTGAAatacaagaattttatgaagGTTTAAATATGAAAGTGGAGCAGCAAATTCCAATGCTCTTGGTCGAGAGACAAGCTTTGAATGAGGCCATGGAGGGAGAAAAGAAT GGTCATCATCATATGCCTGAAACAAGAGGACTTTGCTTGTCAGAAGAACAGACTGTTACCACT ATTTTAAGGAGGCCAAGGATTGGGGCAGGTTACCGCATTATTGACATGATTACAGAGCCTTATAGGCTGATCCGTAAATGTGAAGTGACAGCAATTCTTGTTTTGTATGGGCTTCCTAG GTTATTGACAGGATCGATTCTGGCTCACGAGATGATGCATGCATGGCTCAGGCTTAAAG GTTATACCAATCTTAGCCCCGAGGTTGAAGAAGGTATATGCCAAGTCTTGGCGCATATGTGGTTGGATTCTGAGATATATTCTGGGTCTGGAAATGATATTGCCTCATCGTCATCCTCATCTTCCTCCTCATCCCCATCCTCATCCACTTCAACATCATCGAAGAAAGGTAAACGGTCCGACTTTGAGAAGAAACTGGGTGAATTCTTCAAGCACCAGATTGAGTCGGATACATCCTCGGCTTACGGAGAAGGGTTCAGATTAGGTAACCAAGCAATGCTCAAGTATGGTTTAAAGAGAACCCTCGAACATATTCGACTGACCGGAAGCTTTCCCTAG